A genomic window from Syntrophales bacterium includes:
- a CDS encoding KamA family radical SAM protein, translated as MESENLFNEEAEPPGSLTGLSGLRNHTDKSFSQCNTLYNSPVVLAKTVRILSPFKDSSRSKDFRKRFFPEITCAEWHDWRWQLRNRIGDVHTLARIIRLSENERRAMLHHAKPLPVAITPYYASLLDENDVLQPLRRTVVPVDDECIRTHGEADDPLGEELDSPVPGIVHRYPDRVLFLVTSFCSTYCRYCTRSRMVGGNGEHRFDIVQWERGIAYIAANPDVRDVLLSGGDPLTLSDEKLAWLLSRLRKIHHVEIIRIGTKVPVVMPQRITPGLVRTLRRYHPLWMSIHITHPDELTPEMSQACIRLADAGIPLGSQTVLLAGINDNIETMKRLVQGLLRIRVKPYYLYQCDPIPGSFHFRTPVVRGLEIIHGLRGHTTGYAVPTYVIDAPGGGGKIPLLPEYVVGRDNGDLLLKNYQGQIYRYPDKT; from the coding sequence ATGGAAAGCGAGAACCTGTTTAACGAGGAAGCAGAACCTCCCGGGAGTTTGACAGGTCTTAGTGGTCTTAGAAATCATACAGATAAAAGCTTTTCACAGTGTAACACCCTTTACAACTCTCCCGTGGTTCTGGCTAAGACGGTCCGCATTTTGTCGCCGTTTAAAGACAGTTCGAGGTCCAAGGATTTTCGTAAACGCTTCTTTCCAGAAATAACATGTGCCGAGTGGCACGACTGGCGCTGGCAACTCCGCAATCGTATCGGGGATGTGCACACGCTGGCACGGATAATCCGGCTTTCGGAAAATGAACGTCGCGCAATGCTCCATCACGCAAAACCGTTACCGGTTGCCATCACACCCTACTATGCGAGTCTCCTCGACGAAAACGATGTTTTGCAACCGTTGCGTCGCACGGTGGTACCTGTGGACGATGAATGCATACGTACCCATGGTGAAGCGGACGATCCCCTGGGAGAAGAGCTTGATAGTCCCGTTCCTGGGATTGTCCATCGTTACCCGGACCGCGTCCTTTTCCTCGTGACCAGTTTCTGTTCAACCTATTGCCGGTATTGCACCCGTTCACGCATGGTCGGTGGCAACGGTGAACACCGCTTCGACATCGTCCAGTGGGAGAGAGGTATCGCCTATATCGCTGCGAATCCAGATGTTCGGGATGTACTGTTATCTGGTGGCGATCCTCTGACCCTTTCTGACGAGAAACTGGCATGGCTTCTATCCCGCCTGAGAAAGATTCACCATGTGGAAATTATCCGTATCGGCACCAAGGTACCTGTGGTGATGCCCCAGCGTATCACGCCAGGTCTTGTCCGCACGTTAAGGCGCTATCACCCGCTCTGGATGAGTATCCATATCACCCATCCGGACGAGTTAACCCCTGAGATGAGTCAGGCCTGTATTCGCCTTGCCGATGCAGGTATCCCTCTCGGCAGCCAGACCGTTTTGCTTGCCGGAATCAACGATAATATTGAAACGATGAAGCGGCTTGTTCAGGGACTCCTCCGGATACGTGTGAAACCGTATTACCTCTATCAATGCGATCCTATTCCTGGATCGTTTCACTTCCGGACACCGGTAGTCAGGGGACTGGAAATCATCCACGGTTTGCGTGGTCACACCACCGGCTATGCGGTGCCCACCTATGTGATAGACGCCCCCGGTGGCGGCGGTAAAATCCCCCTTCTTCCCGAATATGTTGTTGGACGGGACAACGGTGATCTTCTCCTTAAAAACTATCAGGGACAAATCTATCGTTACCCGGATAAAACATAA
- a CDS encoding CoA transferase has protein sequence MTLPLEGIKVLDFSLALMGPLCGLMLGDMGAEVVKIERLTGEAIRRGKAAGMEEVFGLEEAEIDSPMWLAHNRNKRSLAIDLRDERGKKAVEELAKNTDVVIHSFRPGTMDKMGLGYQVLSKIKPDIIYCSFYGFGETGPLAHRIGGDMYSQAFTGMVSLQGCPGDPPTMVSAAIVDHAGAWMGAYGIMVAMFHRARTGEGQELVINQTDVAMYLQMSEIHLYLIDGIQCQRAGRASPVSPPPYGAYPAADGDIITLFGSDPLWPRFCKVLEIDELADDPRFNNDKSRYENRKDLYPLLDIAFRKKTKAEWQKLFKEAKMRCDPCLDYEELFSHPQVAANEMVVNLDHPLRGMIKMLGVPVKFKKTPGRPQSPPPLLGEHSEEILHEVGYTDEQVRELAAAKVIKVAPVKPRC, from the coding sequence ATGACTTTACCCTTAGAAGGGATAAAGGTGTTGGATTTTTCTCTAGCCTTGATGGGCCCCCTCTGTGGCCTGATGCTGGGGGATATGGGGGCGGAGGTGGTCAAGATAGAGAGACTTACCGGAGAGGCAATAAGAAGGGGTAAGGCAGCAGGGATGGAAGAAGTCTTTGGATTAGAGGAGGCGGAAATTGATTCTCCCATGTGGCTTGCCCATAACCGTAACAAGAGGAGCCTTGCCATTGATCTCAGGGACGAGAGGGGAAAAAAGGCAGTCGAGGAACTGGCGAAAAACACTGATGTCGTTATCCACAGTTTCCGCCCCGGAACCATGGATAAGATGGGATTGGGTTATCAGGTTTTAAGCAAAATCAAACCTGATATTATTTACTGTTCTTTTTACGGATTCGGTGAAACCGGCCCCCTGGCGCATCGAATCGGCGGCGACATGTATTCCCAGGCTTTTACAGGTATGGTCAGTCTTCAGGGCTGCCCGGGGGATCCTCCCACCATGGTTTCTGCGGCCATCGTTGACCATGCCGGCGCCTGGATGGGCGCCTATGGGATCATGGTTGCCATGTTCCACCGCGCGAGGACAGGAGAGGGCCAGGAACTGGTGATAAACCAGACAGATGTCGCTATGTACCTTCAGATGTCCGAGATACACCTTTACCTGATAGATGGGATTCAATGTCAGAGGGCGGGGAGGGCGTCTCCGGTGTCGCCGCCTCCGTATGGCGCCTACCCGGCGGCGGATGGGGATATTATCACTCTTTTCGGCAGTGATCCCCTGTGGCCCAGGTTTTGTAAAGTATTGGAGATAGATGAGTTGGCTGATGATCCCCGGTTCAACAATGATAAGTCAAGATATGAAAATCGTAAGGATCTTTACCCTCTCCTTGACATAGCCTTCAGAAAGAAGACCAAGGCCGAATGGCAGAAGCTATTCAAGGAAGCGAAGATGAGGTGCGACCCTTGCCTTGATTACGAGGAACTCTTCAGCCACCCGCAGGTGGCGGCGAACGAAATGGTGGTGAACCTGGATCATCCCCTGCGGGGCATGATAAAAATGTTAGGTGTTCCCGTGAAGTTCAAGAAGACCCCCGGCAGGCCGCAATCCCCTCCCCCCTTATTAGGCGAGCACAGTGAAGAGATACTCCACGAGGTTGGCTATACAGACGAACAGGTCAGAGAACTTGCCGCCGCAAAGGTGATCAAGGTTGCCCCGGTAAAGCCCCGTTGTTAA
- a CDS encoding acyl-CoA dehydrogenase family protein — protein sequence MAICFDLTPEQEEIKRQAGEFGEREVLPIAAQIDEKDEMPWDLWRKMAMPPHRYTAMYIPKEYDGTAWPILDICIAAEEITFASQSAMAGMLMEAPGLAPTTILAGGSEEQKKKYVAPVARGEAFGAFGLTEPGVGSDASALETVAEFKNGKYILNGRKRYMSFAHAADWGVVMAKTDPARGARGVSAFVIERGTSGYSVIERVPTMGCRGHQDEEVLLKDCIIPKEQLVGEAGKGLKYALSTLDETRTTLCAGFLGLTRAAFTEAVEYAKTRFAFGHPIGEYQLVSFSLGDIATEIEAARLLIYRAALLADRKVKHSAETASAKAFTSQLLLKATNLAVEVHGGFGCTKRHPVERMFRDARTWVFAQGAPYVQRLVNARSIFPELTIR from the coding sequence ATGGCTATTTGTTTTGACTTAACTCCGGAACAGGAAGAGATTAAACGGCAGGCAGGGGAATTCGGTGAGAGGGAGGTCTTGCCGATAGCGGCGCAGATTGATGAAAAAGACGAGATGCCCTGGGATTTGTGGAGGAAAATGGCGATGCCTCCCCACAGATATACGGCAATGTATATACCCAAAGAGTATGATGGAACGGCATGGCCTATACTGGATATATGCATCGCCGCGGAGGAGATCACTTTCGCCTCTCAGTCAGCCATGGCGGGAATGCTTATGGAGGCGCCCGGTCTCGCCCCCACGACGATCCTGGCCGGCGGAAGTGAGGAGCAGAAGAAAAAATATGTGGCTCCCGTAGCCCGGGGGGAGGCATTTGGTGCTTTCGGACTTACCGAACCCGGTGTCGGTTCCGATGCCAGTGCCCTGGAGACTGTTGCCGAATTCAAGAACGGTAAGTACATCCTTAACGGAAGAAAGAGATATATGAGTTTTGCCCATGCGGCGGATTGGGGAGTGGTTATGGCCAAGACCGATCCTGCCAGGGGGGCAAGGGGTGTCAGTGCATTTGTGATAGAAAGGGGCACCTCCGGCTATTCAGTAATTGAGAGGGTGCCAACTATGGGCTGCCGGGGTCACCAGGACGAAGAGGTGCTCTTGAAGGACTGTATCATCCCGAAAGAGCAACTGGTTGGTGAAGCGGGGAAGGGGTTGAAATACGCTTTATCTACCCTCGATGAGACGAGAACCACCCTCTGTGCCGGTTTTCTCGGTCTCACAAGGGCAGCTTTTACAGAGGCTGTAGAATATGCAAAGACCAGGTTCGCCTTTGGTCATCCTATAGGTGAGTATCAATTGGTCAGTTTTTCTCTCGGTGATATTGCCACTGAAATTGAAGCGGCCCGCCTCCTTATCTACCGTGCGGCGCTATTGGCCGACAGGAAGGTGAAGCATAGTGCCGAAACTGCATCTGCCAAGGCTTTTACCTCGCAGTTACTGCTGAAGGCTACTAATCTGGCAGTGGAGGTTCATGGAGGGTTTGGTTGTACAAAACGCCATCCCGTAGAACGCATGTTCAGGGATGCGAGGACGTGGGTCTTCGCTCAGGGAGCCCCCTATGTGCAAAGGCTGGTAAATGCAAGAAGTATTTTCCCCGAATTGACTATAAGATAG